In Pygocentrus nattereri isolate fPygNat1 chromosome 30, fPygNat1.pri, whole genome shotgun sequence, the following proteins share a genomic window:
- the atad5b gene encoding ATPase family AAA domain-containing protein 5b, whose translation MTVTFLFQMSLCEENLLLAGTACMPQFPSGADTFQKFQEKSSEVQPKFNRLKRQKKTAGKESPAATKTGCDVLLVNCNEIYSEAYNEKCLSAAQVSTKNINQSEARPRGEVGGRCSAPKHDLVPSKRSLKQSKLNLKEVKVSCVQDNTDGVQCFSTADSEIDIIDLCGDDEAHKHVSVVTTGHVREQGCYNDPAKASVTETIRIRRNDGDVQSLSATSEMQKAARYHDSFKFKSAKSHKETSSGWRDVLSPETREELLQQIQAQNQLFPVRRFFSRLLERQSQSEKGLTNRGSEVTAARSAPVSEKRKQDTVVLHDEQPPKRQRWTRDAVSVNVPQNPDRPHIKPASRSRLSVSRRKKQQSTPPRVQSECSAGETTRLECVLREDDVLWTEKYQPQCSEEIIGNSAAMRKLHRWLTEWRMRADVEERRKRQEERRRMQEESKESWDCGDFEGERVMVDSEVELCNTVLIQGPAGAGKTAAVYACAQELGYKVFEVNSSSLRSGQIVLSQLREATQSHQVGVLQSGSTKPQNSHSTDPPAASTVASRKDASKKLLTSTKKSSSRKTSVGSRNAPRKKSAAPATGTLKHFFKRTQRPVDKSTDSPQDPHGSDETKPDVIIESDSNAKGSSEGHILNTEDRKNRTPSISLILFEEVDIIFSEDVGLLTAIKTLMTTTKRPIILTANDPLFSKTFNSRYEEIHFKTPPAETTRSYLHCLCVVESTWLAPDDLSALLAECEGDVRRSVLELELWTRSGGGRTRRQVQNTALTCGSWAELENTGCLEVLVEIWRTGRSFFYSNLDVLFAPLSRTSKNTDRNASQADSLRFKEKLEKEENSPSLSVTRPGKLSRLKVRKHKAAGGELKTTHSPCSKLACLHLDIFDQPASPVKCQSEHFSAEESSSKLVSCCLETLAQFFDTMSFLDSCIYKQQLQVPGQCQAGPQGWMGAKLTDSLVDELREEDVNPHSERSYELLAVLESLGFHQCRGELSETRRKAEKLKDVMGGETFTHLMEHLILSESADASASQKSKPGADQKSKEVINKVLSSKAFRCHGNKKAVAMDYLPALRCICRMERAKQQSRPRSLHYLSVIRPPLPKSTLKLLALDLH comes from the exons ATGACTGTCACATTCCTCTTTCAAATGTCTCTGTGTGAGGAGAACTTGCTCTTAGCCGGGACTGCCTGCATGCCACAGTTCCCCAGTGGTGCTGATACGTTCCAGAAGTTCCAGGAAAAGAGCAGTGAGGTCCAACCAAAGTTCAACAGACTGAAACGACAGAAGAAGACGGCAGGGAAAGAAAGTCCAGCTGCGACCAAGACTGGATGTGATGTGCTGTTAGTCAACTGTAATGAAATCTATTCGGAAGCCTATAATGAAAAATGCTTGTCAGCAGCTCAGGTGTCCACCAAGAACATAAACCAGAGCGAGGCGAGGCCTCGGGGGGAGGTTGGTGGACGATGTTCTGCACCAAAGCATGACCTAGTACCATCAAAGAGGTCTCTAAAACAAAGTAAGCTTAACCTGAAGGAGGTGAAAGTCAGCTGTGTGCAGGACAACACAGATGGTGTCCAGTGCTTCAGCACTGCTGACTCAGAGATAGATATCATTGACCTTTGTGGAGATGATGAGGCCCATAAACACGTTTCCGTGGTAACCACAGGACATGTGCGGGAACAGGGATGCTATAATGACCCAGCGAAAGCTTCAGTGACAGAAACCATCAGGATCAGGAGAAATGATGGTGATGTTCAATCACTTTCAGCCACAAGTGAGATGCAGAAAGCAGCTCGTTATCATGACTCCTTCAAATTCAAATCAGCAAAGAGCCATAAAGAAACA AGTTCAGGATGGAGGGATGTTTTATCACCTGAAACCCGTGAGGAGCTGCTGCAGCAGATTCAGGCTCAGAACCAGCTCTTCCCCGTCCGCCGGTTCTTCTCCCGGCTGCTGGAACGTCAGAGCCAGTCTGAAAAGGGTTTAACCAACCGCG GGTCAGAAGTGACTGCTGCCCGATCTGCTCCAGTCTCCGAGAAGAGGAAACAGGACACAGTGGTTCTCCATGACGAACAGCCCCCAAAACGCCAGCGATGGACCCGAGACGCAGTGAGTGTTAACGTCCCTCAGAATCCTGACCGGCCTCACATTAAACCCGCCAGCAGGAGCAGACTGAGCGTGAGCCGGAGGAAGAAACAGCAGAGCACACCTCCACGTGTTCAGAGTGAGTGTTCTGCAGGAGAAACCACGCGGCTGGAGTGTGTGCTGAGAGAAGATGACGTTCTGTGGACAGAGAAATATCAGCCTCAGTGCTCAGAGGAGATCATCGGGAATTCAGCAGCAATGAGGAAGCTGCACCG CTGGCTGACGGAGTGGAGGATGAGAGCGGATGTggaggaaagaaggaaaagacaGGAGGAACGACGCAGAATGCAAGAGGAGAGTAAAG AGTCGTGGGACTGTGGTGATTTCGAGGGCGAGAGGGTGATGGTGGACTCGGAGGTGGAGCTGTGTAACACTGTGCTGATTCAAGGACCTGCAGGGGCCGGCAAGACCGCAGCGGTGTACGCCTGCGCACAGGAGCTGGGATATAAA GTGTTTGAGGTCAATAGCTCGTCTCTGCGTAGCGGTCAGATTGTCCTTTCGCAGCTCAGAGAAGCTACTCAGTCTCACCAGGTGGGGGTGCTGCAGTCTGGCTCCACAAAGCCCCAAAACAGCCACAGCACAGACCCTCCTGCAGCTTCTACGGTGGCATCTA GAAAAGATGCTTCTAAAAAACTCCTTACATCCACCAAGAAAAGCTCCTCCAGAAAAACCTCAGTGGGCTCCCGTAATGCTCCCAGAAAGAAAAGTGCTGCTCCGGCGACTGGAACGCTCAAACACTTCTTTAAGAGAACCCAGAGGCCTGTGGACAAAAGCACTGACTCTCCTCAAGACCCACACG GTTCTGATGAAACCAAACCTGATGTGATTATTGAGTCTGACTCAAACGCTAAAGGTTCCAGTGAAGGACACATCCTAAACACTGAAGACCGAAAAAACAGGACACCTTCTATATCTCTCATACTGTTTGAGGAG GTCGACATCATTTTCAGTGAGGATGTGGGGCTTCTCACAGCCATTAAGACCTTAATGACCACCACCAAGAGACCTATTATACTGACCGCTAACG ATCCACTGTTCAGCAAAACGTTTAATAGCCGTTATGAGGAGATCCATTTCAAAACTCCTCCAGCG GAGACCACCAGAAGCTACCTgcattgtttgtgtgtggtggagagcaCGTGGCTGGCCCCAGATGACCTCAGCGCCCTCCTGGCGGAGTGTGAAGGTGACGTGAGGAGGAGCGTGttggagctggagctgtggaCGCGCAGTGGAGGAGGAAGGACTCGCCGACAAGTTCAGAACACAGCGCTGACC TGCGGCTCCTGGGCTGAGCTGGAAAACACTGGGTGTTTGGAGGTCCTAGTGGAGATTTGGAGGACGGGACGGAGCTTTTTCTACTCAAACCTCGACGTTCTTTTTGCTCCGCTATCCAGAACCTCTAAAAACACAGATAGAAACGCTTCTCAGGCAGACAGCCTCAGGTTTAAGGAGAAattggaaaaagaagaaaattccCCCAGCTTGAGTGTGACAAGGCCTGGAAAGCTTTCTAGACTGAAAGTGAGGAAACATAAAGCTGCTGGAGGTGAACTGAAAACGACACACTCTCCCTGCTCAAAGCTTGCCTGTCTCCACCTGGATATATTTGACCAACccgcttctcctgtaaaatgccAATCAGAACATTTCTCAGCTGAAGAAAGTTCATCTAAGCTTGTGTCCTGCTGCTTAGAAACACTGGCCCAGTTTTTTGACACCATGTCTTTCTTGGATTCCTGTATTTACAAGCAGCAGCTGCAG GTTCCTGGACAGTGCCAGGCTGGTCCACAGGGCTGGATGGGTGCCAAACTGACGGACAGTTTAGTGGATGAACTGAGAGAGGAGGACGTGAATCCACACTCTGAGCGCTCTTATGAGCTCCTGGCTGTTTTGGAGTCTCTGGGGTTCCACCAGTGCAGAGGAGAACTTTCTGAGACACggagaaaagctgaaaaactgaAGGACGTGATGGGAGGAGAGACATTTACTCATCTGATGGAACATCTCATCCTTTCTGAGTCTGCTGATGCTTCTGCCTCTCAGAAGAGCAAACCTGG TGCTGACCAGAAGAGCAAAGAGGTCATCAACAAAGTGTTGTCTAGTAAGGCGTTCCGTTGTCATGGCAACAAGAAGGCAGTTGCCATGGACTACCTGCCCGCCCTTCGCTGTATATGCAGAATGGAAAGAGCGAAGCAGCAAAGCCGACCCAG atctttacattatttgagtGTCATTCGCCCGCCTCTCCCCAAAAGCACTCTCAAACTGCTAGCCTTGGATCTACACTGA